In Persicimonas caeni, a single window of DNA contains:
- the tnpB gene encoding IS66 family insertion sequence element accessory protein TnpB (TnpB, as the term is used for proteins encoded by IS66 family insertion elements, is considered an accessory protein, since TnpC, encoded by a neighboring gene, is a DDE family transposase.) produces the protein MLTLPRGVRIYLAREPVDMRKGIDGLSALVRQFGEDVFSGHLFVFISKRGDRLKILTWDTGGFVVFYKRLEKGTFKRPKIAAADATLRLDAAQLTLLLEGIDFSRLRRPKLWQPPETRNAS, from the coding sequence ATGCTGACCTTACCCAGAGGAGTGCGCATCTATCTCGCCCGCGAGCCGGTCGACATGCGCAAGGGCATCGACGGTCTGAGCGCTTTGGTTCGCCAGTTCGGCGAAGACGTCTTTTCCGGCCACCTTTTCGTGTTCATCTCCAAGCGAGGCGACAGACTCAAGATTCTGACCTGGGACACCGGCGGCTTCGTCGTCTTCTACAAGCGTCTGGAGAAGGGCACCTTCAAGCGACCCAAAATCGCTGCGGCCGACGCGACCCTTCGACTCGACGCAGCCCAGCTCACACTTCTTTTGGAGGGCATCGACTTTAGCCGACTTCGACGCCCGAAATTGTGGCAGCCGCCGGAAACCAGAAATGCGAGCTAA
- the tnpA gene encoding IS66 family insertion sequence element accessory protein TnpA, translated as MASPKRRGRPFWSSLVQKYEQSSDITQKEFAQKYGVRTDTFRSWLYRLRREEASTAGPSAPRFIEVDTSQVDPSPQQVTLELGELRLHLTALPDPGWLAELAALKEASSC; from the coding sequence ATGGCATCCCCGAAGAGACGCGGCCGCCCATTCTGGTCGTCCCTCGTTCAGAAGTACGAGCAGTCCAGCGACATCACCCAGAAGGAATTCGCCCAGAAGTACGGTGTACGCACCGACACCTTCCGAAGCTGGCTGTACCGGCTGCGCCGCGAAGAAGCATCCACAGCCGGCCCATCCGCACCTCGATTTATCGAAGTCGACACCAGCCAGGTCGACCCATCGCCCCAGCAGGTCACGCTCGAGCTCGGAGAGTTGCGTTTGCATTTGACCGCGCTGCCCGACCCGGGATGGCTGGCTGAGCTCGCTGCACTCAAGGAGGCGAGCTCATGCTGA
- a CDS encoding transposase, with protein sequence MSKLLPDELWEVIEQYLPQHQPDPRGGRPRASDYDAMRGILFVLKSGIQWQMLPTEAFGVSGSTCWRRLHEWHEAEVWDQVQALLHRSLDYADAIDWERALIDSDSIPAKKGGLTPAQTRLTAENPAPSATC encoded by the coding sequence ATGTCGAAACTTTTGCCGGATGAGCTGTGGGAAGTAATCGAACAGTATCTTCCTCAACATCAGCCCGACCCCCGAGGAGGCCGTCCGCGGGCGTCGGATTACGACGCGATGCGCGGCATCTTGTTTGTGCTCAAATCGGGCATCCAGTGGCAGATGCTGCCAACGGAGGCCTTTGGCGTCAGCGGGTCGACCTGCTGGCGGCGGTTGCACGAGTGGCACGAAGCCGAAGTTTGGGACCAGGTGCAGGCCTTGTTGCACCGCAGTCTCGATTATGCGGACGCCATCGACTGGGAGCGGGCGCTGATCGACTCGGACAGCATTCCCGCCAAAAAAGGGGGCCTGACACCGGCCCAAACCCGGTTGACCGCGGAAAACCCGGCACCAAGCGCCACGTGCTGA